The segment gagGATTTCATGGACCCCGCCAGCCAGCTCGGggctgcagaggaggcagcaccTAAACCCGACCCAATGGACTGGCTGATCGATGCCTTGGCTCGCAGGAGAGCCGAAGAACAGGCCAAGGCACAGGAGACAAAGGCCGAGCCCACGGAGACCCAGGAGAAGAAAGCCAAGCGCTCAGAGACTGAGGAGAAAAAGGCCGAGCCCTCGGAGgcccaagagaaaaagaacGAACCCTCGGAGGCCCAAGACACAACGGCCGAGCCCTCAGAGACCGCGGGCGAAGGGCCGGGTCCCCGCTCTCCCGGCAGGTAAAGGCCCGGTCAATGGCCGCAGCGCTGCCGTCTGCTCCACgtgtggctgctgcagcagcagctctcagcagcGCTTGCCTCAGACTGACCCAATTCGTGTTAAGCACTTTCTCATATCCAGTTGGGGTAATGCCGCGGGTCTTTGTCCCGCTGATCCAGCCCACAGTCCCGTTCCCCTCGGCAGGTTCAGACTTGTGCCGTCCCAATGGGGctcagaagggaattgcagCCCCAGTGCCTGGAGCGGTGGGCAGGGGGTGCGAGCTGGGGGTGCCCGGGGAAGGGGGCGCAtgcagccaggggagcaccAGGGACGGAGCTGTTGGCGTCTCTGCTCCCTCGGCAGCCAAAAGGCTGAATCCTGCCGCAGGCGAGCGGGACGGAGGCTTCACCTGCGAGGCATGAACTGGCGTTGGGGAGGGATCTTGTCTTTCGTGGCCTCCTCGGCTTGACCACTTTGGGTGCTTTTTGCTTGCAGCCAGCTGGCCGCCTCCCCAGCAGCATCGGACTGtcgggcagagctgctgagcgCCCAGGCCCgtgtggcagagctggagagcCAGGTGAGCCCCAGCGCCTGCTGGATGGGGGCCATGGGTGACCcagggggaggagaaggggccaGGTCTGCTCCAAACAGCATCAGGGtgatgggagagaggaggaaccTCCCTGTGCAGAGATGCCAACAACGGCCATCGAGTGCTGCTGTGGGGGTTCTGTCCCCGGGGCAGCACAGGAACCTTCTCCTGGGTGCCCGGCAGGTCCGGATGCTGGAGGAGGAGCGGGCGCAGCAGAAAGTGTTATTGGAGAGTGCCCAGCGGCAGCACCAGGAGCACCTGGATGTCCAGGAGAGCAGCCACAGGTACCGGGCTCTGGCCTgtgctcccctcctccggcaGGTCCTTGCCCACAGCCCCGTCCATCTCCCCTggggggacagtgctggggcgCGTCCCAAATCCAGCCCTGGGTGGGTGACACTGAGCAGAGGGGTCTGTCCCTTTGCCAGCACGTCCCCAAGCAGGGCACCgcactgggcagcagcagagggttCAGGGCTCAGAATGCAGAGAGCGAAGCTgcccctgcctcagtttccccacgcACACAGCAACACCGATCTGCTGCTAAATCCCCATGTGCCCTTTGGGTGCACAGTGCCGCGTGCTGCAAGGAAAGCAACACTCGTTCGGTGCCGTGACCCCTTACGGGCTCTCTCCCGGCAGGACCTCAGTGAACGTAATGAAGGACAACTatgagcagcaggtggagaTGCTGCGGCGGCAGAACGAGCAGCTGGTGGCTCAGCTGCGGCAGGAGCGGCAGGACACGGCGCGGGAtcgggcagagctgctggcacagcaccggctggagctgcagcagctgcgggAGCAGCAccggctggagctgcagcagctgcgggAGCTGCAGAGGTGAGAGCGGCACGAGCGGCACGTGGTGCCGGTGCCCCCGGTCTGGGTGAAGGAACCAGGGAACAGTTTGGGGAAACGGTGGAAGGAGAATGGAGAGTCCAGAAGCGCTGGGTTGAGGGCAGCCCAGTGGCTTTTGGAGTGGGGATTTGCTTTGCAGGCAGAGACAGGGAGATCTGGCTGGAGGAGTCATTCCGAGGGAATGCATTGCATTTTGAAAGATGCTGAAACCCATGTTTTCCCTCCCCCAGATCCCTTTTATTCAGAACAATGAGTTGCTGATGTCCACACAGTTTGGGTCAATAAGAAGTCTGGTTTTGGTAGAGAAGCCCATAAACCCCAGATGTGGTCCATCCCAGATGGGGATGGCAGTCCGTGGGATGCCCCGTGACAGACCAGCCTGccagctcagctcctgggaCCTGGTTCTCAGCCCCACGACTGAGCCTCTTGCATGGTGCCCGTCACGGGGAGCACCAGTTTGTAACAGCCCGTGGTGGGCTCCTTCCCCATGTCCTGCAGGGAGTCTGTCGAGGAACTGCGCAAGAAACACgaggagcagctccagcacatcaagtggctgaaagagagagagatggatGTGCTGACCGGCACCATTACACACATGAGGTACCGACAGCCGGTGTCGTGTCCCCACGTTGATCCCTGGCCGCGGTGTTCCCTGACCTCTGGGGAACCAGGCCCGGAGCACGGGAGGAACAGGGGCCATCCTCTCTCCCACCCGCTGCCCCCAGGGATGCTGAGCTGTTGTTTAGGATCTGTCCTTGCTCcctgaaacagcagctgcatCTTCCTACTGCTCTGCTCTGATCCCGAGAGGTTCGGGGCAGGGCTGCCCGGCCCATGGCCCGGCACACGTCCCCCTCTCCTTCACAGTGAGACAAAGTGTGTCCCCCAGGGTGACCCTCCCCTGGCTCCTCTGCACAGGTCTCTGGACAGCATCACTgagaggatggagaagttctCCAGTGACCTGCAGAACGTGTGCAGGAGGAGcatggaggaggagcagagccgTGTCCAGGAGCTGGTGGCCAACACGCAGGCCAGGCTGGGCGAGCAGActtggctgctggagcaggtgagCCCACGCTGTGTCCTCTGCCCGGGCCAGGCTCCTGGCTGGGTCCGGGGCGTTTCTCTGGCCCACTGGAGGTCCCTGGCCTGGAGCCCGTGAATGGCGTCTGGCCCTGCAGCATCTGGCAGGCTCACGGGTGGGTCCTGCTCAGCGGGGAGACGTTCAGCGCTGCCTGCTTGTGACAGAGATGTCACTCAGGGTGGTGAGAATGGGGGTGTCCCAGGAACAGGCTCCACCAGCCCCTTTCAGCTGCTGACTGAAGCGTCAGTTGCCTCTGTCTCTCCCCGTTACCCATGAGGAGTTTGGGCAGCCAGAGCAGGCGCAGCCGCCTCTGTTGTGAGTCTGGGGAGAGGAAAGCCCCACGGTGGGTGAGGCAAAACCTCCCTGTGCCATGGGGATGTGTCTAGAGCCGGTTCTGCTCTCCGCGGGGCTGTCCAGAGGGGACATGTGGCACAGACAGTGTGGCAGAGCTGCATTTTTCAGGGCTGCCAGGGTGGCAAAGGACCACTCAGGCTGGGTATTTCCAGTGCCGAGGAACTGCCGTGTGGTGAGCGTGTTTGAGGGTGTGCAGCACGGTGAGGGGCTCCATCCGTTCTGGGcaaggagtgtgtgtgtgtatccagtcccagctctgccagccctgctccccacaggCAGGTGGGTGGgtgagggctgtgctggagcaccGGGGACTGTTGCTCTGCACCCAAAGCGGCCACACGAGGAGCTCAACAGGGGCTCTGCCTCCCCTTGGGAAGACGGGAGATGGTGTCCAGGATGGGGCAGGTGATGCATCAGTTTCCCCCATGCCCACCCTAGGAGCGGGCAGAGCTGAAGATCCAGCGCCAGGAGCTGAAAGCCAAGGAGGAGCAGCTGGCGAGAGACAGGCAGAGGCTGGACGAGGCCTGGCAAGAAATGcggctggagaaggagaaggtgatCGGGGCCATGCAACCTgtccagaagcagcaggagatgatTAGAAGCACAAAGGAGGTATGTGGAGCATCTGTGCCACGGTTCGCAGCCGTGCATGGGCCCTCAGCACAAGCCAGGGTCTCACACCCCTCCTGAAGTTGTGAATCCTGTGCCGGGAGGGGAACAAGGGGACGCCCAGAGGAGCCCCAGCGCAGGGCAGCgagggtccctgtccccaacctCCCCACCCGCTCTGCCTTGCAGCTCTTGGCCCAGAAGCACGCAGAGGGGGAGCGAGCCCTGGGGGAGGCACGCAGGATGCAGTCCGAGTTCTGGGACAAGCTGcaggtcctgcagcagcaggaggagcagctgaagcagcgggaggagcagctgaggcaggagaaggagcagctgaggcaggagaaggagcagctgaagcagcagaaggagcagctgaggcaggagaaggagcagctgaagcagttGCAGGAGCAGATGAATCAGCAACAGGAGCAGATGAAGCAACAGCTGGAGCAGAtgaagcagcagccagagcagctgaagcagcagctgcagcagctgaagcaggaacaggagcagctgaagcaggaaAAGGCCTCCGTATCTTCCATGTTCAGTGCCCAGATGCAGCTGCTGAAGTTCCAGGCCCAGCAGGTGAGGTGGGGGGAGAGcggggctggaaggggctgcggagccgctgagggagctgggctggcgGAACCCGATGGGGCCCTGAGAGCCGGGGGGTCTCCTGAGATCATGGCTGAGCCCTGGGCTGGGCCGGGTGGGCTCGAAGAAGCCGCGGGCAGCCAGAGCAGTGACACCACAGACAAGGAGAGGGGGATGCTCGCAGCTTGTCTCAGGCTGGCTCCACGTCCAACCCGAGATGGACATCGTCCTTGGCTCGGAGGGGTTGCCCTCTGCTCAGCCCGTCCCTGGGTGGGAGACGCCGGCTCTGCTGGACTCTGGCTTTGTGGTGTCCCCATTCTGTGCCGTCGGGTCCCCGCTGGGTCTTTCCCCAGGCAGGGACGCTCTTGGAGGCTTCCCCCATGGGTCTTGCTCAGGCTGCGAGGTTCTGGGCTCtggaggagcacagggaggggTCCCCTTCACGGGGGACATGGCACGAGGGAGGCTTTGGGATGCTTCTCTTGTTGGTGAGCAACACCTTGGATTGTGACCCTGTTTCTGTGGCACTTTCTGGGATCCATCCCACAcatccttcctctcttctcaggGGAACAAAGAGTTAGAGACGCAGAGAATCTTCTTGGAGAACCTGAAGAAATTACGATACAACATTTCACGGCTGTCAACAAcccctccatcctcctcccGTTCTGTGGACGATACCATTGAGTATACACATGCATTAATAGGGGCCCTGAGGAAAGCATCTCCACCTGTGCAAGTAGTCAATCTGTCCTCCATTCTCCGGCCTCCCATTACTTTCAAGACCCTTTAATCAGGCTCTGCCCCAGTGTCCATTCTGTCAGCTCTGCTTCTGACATGACTTGTAATAACATCGGATGTGAGACTGTGGGTACGCGTTAGAGGCCTCAAGGACTGCAGGAGTTCGCTTGGACACTTCACCTCTGCCCGCGTCCCGACCGTCCTCCCTTCTCTGGATGAAGAGAAGCCGCTAAATTAATGTGGACTCTGGTAAAGTTACAAAgacgtacccatcattaacccaTGACGTGCTAAATGCTTTTTAACCAGCTGCAAAACGagaggatatttttcaagttttaaatcCTTCTGCCTGACAAAGAGATCAGAAGATTAAGGAACAcgttgtttagaagcagagctTAGCTTATATTTGACTAGTAATTAATAGTAAGAAACTCATCCGTTACAACTAACTTCATACTAACCTTATGGTAGCTCACAGGAAAGAGATTGGAGAACCACCTGGTGATAATGTGAATAGAGAAACCTTGCTGACATAAACAGTCACCATTGTATAAATTAAATGATGAGGAAAAGTGGCCTCTGAATGAAACTCTGAATGATGCCTCGTTAACGttcttcttgaagagagaaggCAAGTGCAGTCAAGTGATGGAAGCTGATATGTTTTCCACTTTGCAAAAACAGAGTGGCAGGCAGAATGTGGTATTAACTTGCCACCCCAGGATCCAGCTGTGTTCACGTTAAAAAGGGAGCAGAATAAAGCTCAGGAGAAGCTGAAACCATGTTGTTCAGCATGTAGAATAAGACAGAAAACTCCCCTGATGAGAGGGGAGGGTGAGAAAGAAGACTGCGTGTCCCCACAGGGCGTGGAATTGAAGATGATGTGCCTTCAGCTTCCGAGCTGGTGAAACTgtgcagaaagaagagaaaaacatggaaaagaatCTGAGATTTTAGTTGAGACTGGAacatttgatttggtttttaatcAGGAATTGATACCATTAGATGAAGATTTTGTACCTGTGGTGGGAGCTACTGGCCAAGGAGACAAAGCTTTCTTCATCAGCCAATCCaacagaaactggaaaacaaaatgcaattcCTAAGTTCTTATCTATGTCCAGATCTCCAAAACCGTTACGGAGACGAGACTTAGGAAAACAATTGCAAGCAATAATAACATTCAAACAAGGTGAAGTGACAAAATGGAATTCCTAAGTTCTTATCTACGTTTGGGTCTCCAAAACCGTTACGGAGACAAGACTTAGGAAAACAATTGCAAGCAATAATAACATTCAAACAAGGTGAAGTGACAAAATGCAATTCCTAAGTTCTTACCTATGCCTGAGTCTCCAAAACCGTTACGGAGACAAGACTTAGGAAAACAATTGCAAGCTATAATAACATTCAAACAAGGTGAAGTGACATTCAAGATAAAAGAACAGCCACAGAAACCAAAGAAGACCATGTGCAATGCACAGCAAGTTTGCTAAATTGGGTGAGATGCAGTGGGTATCGAGCTTCCCAACAGAAAGCCCAGCTGATCCAGTGCCAAGTGACTTATCTGGGATTCGAGATCTCCGGAGAGCACcagagctggggatggagcGACAAGAAGCTGTTTGCCGGACACCAGAACCTGCAGCGGTAAAAGAGCTCCGGGCGTTTCTTAGAATGAAACCTTGGTGCAGACTTTGAGTTTATAATGATGGACTTTGAGTAAAGCCTTTCTATGAACCGTGAAACAAAAGGACTTCCAAGTTGAATTGGACAAGAGAAGCATCTGAGGGCATTTGCACAACTCAACAAAGAGCCTGGGTCTCCCAGATATCACCAAGCCATTGGAGTTATGCTCACACGAAAGGCAAAGCATTGCTCTGCGTGTTCTGGCACAGCAACTAAGAGCTCAGAACCGAGCGGCTGCTGCTTCCCTAAGCAATCAGATGAAGTGAGCCAAGGCTGGCCTGGATGTCGTGGAGCTGTGGCAGCTCTTGGACTCGCTGTACAGGAAGCTCCTGAGTTCACCGTGGGACAGAAAGTGTCCCATACAGTCCCAACCGTACTGGAACAAAAAGGTACCCATGGGTTATCTGCCTCAAGATTCCTGAATACCAGGCAGTACTGGTGGACCTAGACGATGTGAATATTGTCGCTACCAACATTGTCACTGCAGCCCCTTTCCTCAGTGGGTCTGTTTCAGAGCCTGTGGTCCAGGATTGCTTGGAAACAGTGGGAGCTGTTTCCTCCAGCAGACGGGATTTAAAGGAACAGCCGCTGGAAGACGCTGAAGACTCCTGGTTCTCCGCTGGAAGCAGCTTTGTAAAGCAAGGAGTACATAGAGCTGGGGATGCCCTAACAACTACCCACGAGGTAATCGAAGCCAAACCTTTGCCTCCTGGGACTTCTGCCCGGACAGCTGCGCACACACGAGCTTTAGAATTatccaaagagaagaagattaataTTTGGACAGATTCCAAGTGTGCTTTGGGAGTGGTGCGTGCCCATGGAGCATTTGAAAAGGACCAAGTTTATTAACAGCACAAGAACAGATTAAATGAGATACTCCAGTTGgcggaagctgtgctgttactaGAAAAGTTGCCATCATGCATTTCAAGGAGCATCAAGAAGGAGACACTGATcaggaaactggaaataaaCTGGCAGCTGATACTGCGAGACGAGCTGctggaaagacagagagagcaATGAGAGTGATGCCTCTGAGCCCGGATGGCTGCCTCCTCGAACCAGCATCAGTAAACCCTACCTTGCAGTGCATTAACAGAGACCTtctcaggttggccagaagcattccccTGCCCAACTAGTAACGCTAGAACAGTAACTAAAGCTTTGTTAAATGAGACCGTACCCCGACTTGGGGTACCCGCTGTGATGTCCTCTGCTAGGGGGCCCCGTTTTGTTGCACAGGTAGTGCCGCAAGTCAGTAAAGCATTAGAGATCGATTCGCAGTTGCAGACTCCCTACAAGCCTTAAGCAAGTGGGcaggtagaaaagaaaatgagtcaCTTTATGGAACAGCCCATAAACAGAATTTGCCAGGAAGCTAACTGGAAGTAGAATCCAGCACTACCTTTAGCGCTGCTCAGAATGAGACGGAAGCCTCGAGCCAAGGAAAACTGAAGTCTTTTCTTTCAAGCCAATAGATGAAGTTTCTGTGAAAGCTTTTCCATGTCAGCCTTGAGAAGAGAAGTGGAATGGACTGCTCCAGCTGTTGCTGACGGCCTTTACCGCCATCAAGATTAAAGAACAACCCGCCTGGATTCACTGTTCAAGAgtgaagaaagcagcagatAAGAAACAGACGTTGGAACCAGTAGGACCTACCGctttccagttctctcagcGTTGATCTCAGTGACTCTGAAAGATTATGCTCTTTAATGCCTAAAGATCCAGTAGAAGCTGCTGTGGCTTGAACTTACCTGTCCTCTGTCAGAGGACAGCAGAGCGGGGACCCCAAATCGGGGTATGGTCTCATTTAACAAAGCTTTAGATACTTTTGCAGCTTTACTAGCTGGGCAGGGgatgcttctggccaacctgagaAGGTCTCTGTTAACACCAGCAAACCGCCTTTTCTAGGGAGTTTGGAGAAATCTAGTTGCTAATGTTGTCCTGctacatttccttttctaattgTTCTCATTTGTACCATATTTATCATATTAAGATTGTTTTCCAGACACAGTTCACATTGCTGGGTCACTTGGTTCCAAATACTATATAAATTCACTCTTTCCTTTTAATTGGATATTGGGATAGAGCATCAGCTCCCCAGTGAGTTTACTGATGTTGGTTCGATAACATAACCAGAATTTGGTTAACAATGTGTAAGGCTTCATTTTATTGATTCCTCTCCAATCCTGCACTAACTCTATAGCTTTACCGTCTAGTTTCTTTACTCGCATTCTATCAGCAGTCCAAACTGCAGGAAGTCACTTGTCCTTCTCTGGAGCCTCTGCTTCCTTCAGCTTTCCAGAAGACAtctttgtgttttccagcaCATCCTCCTTTCACCGCCCTGCAGAAACTCCTTGTGCCTCTGTGCCATCCCCAACACTGACGCCGTTCTCTTGGTCAGTAGgaactcaaaggagaagatagTGATACTGCTCTGAGGACAAAAACAAGTAGTACTAATTAACCACATGCTGACAGTAGATGTTCTGCCCTTCTTTCCACTGCTCCTATTTTTGTAGCACTATCTCAAAGCATTTTGCAACTGTCAGTTATGGAGATTTGATGTGAAAACCAACAGGCGGTGGTGGCAGAAACTGGAAATTTGACCTGGAATGATGGAGTCAGTATTTGAGGGCAGAAATCAGTTGACCAAGGTCGTTGGGTCTTCATCGAGAACATGGAGAACTTGTGCAGCGACCTGCAGAACTGGGGGCTGTTGCTCTGCACACATCAGGGAAGTGTCTCCTCACCCTCCCCACTGGGCCTGGGGCCACGGTGCCCAAGGCCTGAAGCTTTTCTGACAGCTTCTCTCCCTGCCTTTCTCCCAGAGACCGCGCAGCAGCGGCTGAGCACGGCTCACCAGAGGAGATGGAGTGAACAGCCCCGCGAGGAGCTGCCCGACCGCCCTGTGACACCGCTGACCGCAGCCCAGGACCTCGGCGCCCCGACTGAGGGTCTCTCCAGCACCCTGGGTGAGGCTTCCACGCTctgtgggtgggaagggacatGCGGGGGGGCAGCTGCGCTTGTACCTGGGTCTCCGGAGGCTTGGGATGGTCCTGGGGGCTGGTTTAGTGCCCCTGTATATAAACCTCAGGTGTGAGTTGGCCTCCGCATCCTCTGCAGGGGCTCAGCGGAGCTCTCTGAGGCAGGGCAGTGCCcggagggggcaggaggggagaggcAGGTGAGTTAAAGCCCGTTTGCCCTGGCTTTgtggtgtccccatcctgtgCCGTCAGGTCCCCGCTGGGTCTTTCCCCAGGCAGGGACGCTCTTGGAGGCTTCCCCCATGGGTCTTGCTCAGACTGCGAGGCTCTGGGCTCTGGAGGAGCACGGGGAGGGGTCCCCTTCACGGGGGACATGGCACGAGGGAGGCTTTGGGATGCTTCTGTTGTTGGTGAGCAACACCCTGGACTGTGACCCTGTTTCTGTGGCACTGCCTGGGATCCATCCCACAcatccttcctctcttctcaggGGGATGATTactgagaaaaggagaagatcCTCTTGGAGCCCCTGAAGAAAGCACCATACAACACTTCACGTCTGTCAGCATCCCGTCCGTCCTTCTGCCCTTCTCCGGACCACAATTTCTTTGAGGTTACGCAGTTATTTCTGGAGATCCCGAGGAAAGTGCCCTGTGCACTTCACCTCTACCAGCGTCCCGGCCGTCCTCCCTGCTCCTGGCCACCATTCTTAGAGGGTTTCTTAGAGAAATGGGTTTAAAAGCCCAAgtctcttttgccttgtgttcCCTCCCCCTGAGAGGCCCCCAGCCTGGACTGTTTCTCTGCTGTACCTTTTAAGTTGTTTTTAATCTCATAATTAAAGTATCTTTCTAAAGCGCAAACGTCTGAGACTCTGATACAGGGACCTTGAGGTCAAGAACATTTCTGTGACAGTTTGTGCGCATGAATCCGCGTGTGGCACTACtttgctgatggagctgggaaGGAAACACTCATCTTTCTCTGGAGCCAAAAACCACACGCGGTGGTTGGAGAAACAGCCAGTTTGACCTGGAAGGATGAAGCCAGAACTTGAGGGCAGAAATCAGTCGTGCCGGGTCCTTGGGTCTGGAGGTTGTTCCGGGGTGTTCTTCTGGTTTTTAAAGGCCTTCTTCCAGAAAACAACAATCCCAAGTGAAGTGTCCAGGCTGTTTTTCCCTCCCCACGCATTTccccgtgtgatctgctctgtgaccctgcgtgagcgggggttggactggggatctgcagaggtcccttcagccccaccAGGCTGGGATTCGGTGACCCTGCACTGCggttccccagcacccccaggatgttccacagcccacaggaactgcagcttttgctttttgggCCGGTTTCTGAAAACCCCTGGCTCTTGTGCTGGGCTTCACCTCCCGTCCGGGTACCCCGGGGTGACAGCGGGGCCGCTCCGGTCCCTCCCGCGGGCTCTGCCCGGTCGGAGCAGCAAGGCCGGCGATGGGGAGGGGTTCCCGGGGGGGGCAGCGCCCgtcccgcggggctgcggggacgcTTCTAGGCAGGCTCCGCGCTAAACAGCCCCGTTGCTAGGGCAGGGGGGCATTTCCAGACAGGCGCTGCGGTAGACAGCCCCGTTGCTACGGCTGCGGGGCCTTCCAGGCCGGACCCCGCGCGGCGCAGCCCCTGTCGCCATGGGAACGGGCCCTTCCAGTGCGGGCGGCGCGCAGCATGGCGGTGCTGTTGAGCGCGGCGCTGTGCGGCGTCCGGAGCGGACGGGCGTTCGGCACGGCCGGTGAGTCCCGGGCCGGGAG is part of the Columba livia isolate bColLiv1 breed racing homer chromosome 18, bColLiv1.pat.W.v2, whole genome shotgun sequence genome and harbors:
- the LOC135575742 gene encoding fas-binding factor 1 homolog isoform X3, with the translated sequence MWGENLDVLRAGAEVSGITGRGKKPGEGSGWLVGDGLPGTEDGAEPGSTRCCSPAFLGALRLQRRRKSPQPKQWPWVFLTLLPEAVAGSQHRTQGSERFKYQNPPRLSPRALQPRPQHQPPKGEAVLRHPQRSPCARPHPLAFQDKDDWDWDFLGTSKPSSGPGKMPVKRGTERSSETTAEQSSRKELPPRQTPLRTVAPVQRRKTSMFEDAEDDDLLDVLRRGKGPKKEEELRPACSTLDDLFGRGSAAKVLEKPGTGEHREFKVDKNSQKQAEEEERGDKKELVFGEYKPSMGSRPAVQPAMGQLVRFSANSSSETNPEPRSTPRPPRRRNPVRRRRAGDDWLGWEDEDFMDPASQLGAAEEAAPKPDPMDWLIDALARRRAEEQAKAQETKAEPTETQEKKAKRSETEEKKAEPSEAQEKKNEPSEAQDTTAEPSETAGEGPGPRSPGSQLAASPAASDCRAELLSAQARVAELESQVRMLEEERAQQKVLLESAQRQHQEHLDVQESSHRTSVNVMKDNYEQQVEMLRRQNEQLVAQLRQERQDTARDRAELLAQHRLELQQLREQHRLELQQLRELQRESVEELRKKHEEQLQHIKWLKEREMDVLTGTITHMRSLDSITERMEKFSSDLQNVCRRSMEEEQSRVQELVANTQARLGEQTWLLEQERAELKIQRQELKAKEEQLARDRQRLDEAWQEMRLEKEKVIGAMQPVQKQQEMIRSTKELLAQKHAEGERALGEARRMQSEFWDKLQVLQQQEEQLKQREEQLRQEKEQLRQEKEQLKQQKEQLRQEKEQLKQLQEQMNQQQEQMKQQLEQMKQQPEQLKQQLQQLKQEQEQLKQEKASVSSMFSAQMQLLKFQAQQRPRSSG
- the LOC135575742 gene encoding fas-binding factor 1 homolog isoform X1, which produces MWGENLDVLRAGAEVSGITGRGKKPGEGSGWLVGDGLPGTEDGAEPGSTRCCSPAFLGALRLQRRRKSPQPKQWPWVFLTLLPEAVAGSQHRTQGSERFKYQNPPRLSPRALQPRPQHQPPKGEAVLRHPQRSPCARPHPLAFQDKDDWDWDFLGTSKPSSGPGKMPVKRGTERSSETTAEQSSRKELPPRQTPLRTVAPVQRRKTSMFEDAEDDDLLDVLRRGKGPKKEEELRPACSTLDDLFGRGSAAKVLEKPGTGEHREFKVDKNSQKQAEEEERGDKKELVFGEYKPSMGSRPAVQPAMGQLVRFSANSSSETNPEPRSTPRPPRRRNPVRRRRAGDDWLGWEDEDFMDPASQLGAAEEAAPKPDPMDWLIDALARRRAEEQAKAQETKAEPTETQEKKAKRSETEEKKAEPSEAQEKKNEPSEAQDTTAEPSETAGEGPGPRSPGSQLAASPAASDCRAELLSAQARVAELESQVRMLEEERAQQKVLLESAQRQHQEHLDVQESSHRTSVNVMKDNYEQQVEMLRRQNEQLVAQLRQERQDTARDRAELLAQHRLELQQLREQHRLELQQLRELQRESVEELRKKHEEQLQHIKWLKEREMDVLTGTITHMRSLDSITERMEKFSSDLQNVCRRSMEEEQSRVQELVANTQARLGEQTWLLEQERAELKIQRQELKAKEEQLARDRQRLDEAWQEMRLEKEKVIGAMQPVQKQQEMIRSTKELLAQKHAEGERALGEARRMQSEFWDKLQVLQQQEEQLKQREEQLRQEKEQLRQEKEQLKQQKEQLRQEKEQLKQLQEQMNQQQEQMKQQLEQMKQQPEQLKQQLQQLKQEQEQLKQEKASVSSMFSAQMQLLKFQAQQGNKELETQRIFLENLKKLRYNISRLSTTPPSSSRSVDDTIEYTHALIGALRKASPPVQVVNLSSILRPPITFKTL
- the LOC135575742 gene encoding fas-binding factor 1 homolog isoform X2 yields the protein MWGENLDVLRAGAEVSGITGRGKKPGEGSGWLVGDGLPGTEDGAEPGSTRCCSPAFLGALRLQRRRKSPQPKQWPWVFLTLLPEAVAGSQHRTQGSERFKYQNPPRLSPRALQPRPQHQPPKGEAVLRHPQRSPCARPHPLAFQDKDDWDWDFLGTSKPSSGPGKMPVKRGTERSSETTAEQSSRKELPPRQTPLRTVAPVQRRKTSMFEDAEDDDLLDVLRRGKGPKKEEELRPACSTLDDLFGRGSAAKVLEKPEEEERGDKKELVFGEYKPSMGSRPAVQPAMGQLVRFSANSSSETNPEPRSTPRPPRRRNPVRRRRAGDDWLGWEDEDFMDPASQLGAAEEAAPKPDPMDWLIDALARRRAEEQAKAQETKAEPTETQEKKAKRSETEEKKAEPSEAQEKKNEPSEAQDTTAEPSETAGEGPGPRSPGSQLAASPAASDCRAELLSAQARVAELESQVRMLEEERAQQKVLLESAQRQHQEHLDVQESSHRTSVNVMKDNYEQQVEMLRRQNEQLVAQLRQERQDTARDRAELLAQHRLELQQLREQHRLELQQLRELQRESVEELRKKHEEQLQHIKWLKEREMDVLTGTITHMRSLDSITERMEKFSSDLQNVCRRSMEEEQSRVQELVANTQARLGEQTWLLEQERAELKIQRQELKAKEEQLARDRQRLDEAWQEMRLEKEKVIGAMQPVQKQQEMIRSTKELLAQKHAEGERALGEARRMQSEFWDKLQVLQQQEEQLKQREEQLRQEKEQLRQEKEQLKQQKEQLRQEKEQLKQLQEQMNQQQEQMKQQLEQMKQQPEQLKQQLQQLKQEQEQLKQEKASVSSMFSAQMQLLKFQAQQGNKELETQRIFLENLKKLRYNISRLSTTPPSSSRSVDDTIEYTHALIGALRKASPPVQVVNLSSILRPPITFKTL